The nucleotide sequence GCGGATGACCCCCTCGCCTCCGGCCAGGACGCGCGGCTTGATGAATTCGTCGGTCTCCCCGGCGGCGTAGGCGGCCTTGACCGCCGCGACCGGGTCGGTAAACGGCTCGCCTATCCCCTCGGTCAGGGCGGCGTAGGCTTGCGCCACCCGTTCCCAACGGTTGTCGCGGTCCATGGCGTAGAAACGGCCGATGAGCGAGGCGATGCGTCCGGCCCCCAGGCTGTCCAGGCAGGCCTGCAAGTCGGCCACGTAGCCGGCCCCGCTTTCGGGGGGCGTGTCGCGGCCGTCGAGCAGGGCGTGAAAAAAAATGTCGCGCTGCCCCAGGGCCGCGAAGGCGGCGGCCAGGGCCTTGGCGTGGCTGATGTGGCTGTGCACCCCGCCGTCGGAGATAAGCCCCATGAGGTGGACGCGCCCGCCGCCGGCAATCGAGGCCCGGGCCAGTTCGGCCAGGACCGGATTGGCGGCGAGCGACCCGTCTTCCACGGCCATGTCGATGCGGGTCATGTCCTGATAAACCACCCGCCCGGCCCCGATGTTCATGTGGCCGACCTCGGAGTTGCCCATGAACCCGGACGGCAAGCCCACGGCCCGGCCGGAACAGGCCAGGGTCGTGGACGGATTGTCGACCAAGAGGCGATCCAGGGCGGGCGTGCCGGCCTCGGTCACGGCATTGCCGGGACCGGCCGGGGCAATGCCCCAGCCGTCGAGGATCAAGAGCAGGGTGGGCGTAGGCTTCATGCGTCGCTCTCGGGATCGTCGTCTTCGTCATCGGCGGTATCGGCGGCGTCGGCTGTGCCGGGGGCCGCGGCCTTGGCCGCCGGGGCCAGACGCAGGGCAATGGGCTTGCCCTCGGACCACAGGCCTTCGAGATTGTAGAAGGAACGCTGGTCGCCCATGAAGATGTTGACCAGGACGTCGTTGAGGTCGAGCAGCACCCACTGGCCGAGGCGGTAGCCTTCCTGGCCGAGGTAGGAATAGCCGAACTCGCCGCAGCGGGCCAGGACATGGTCGGCCAGGGCCTGGGCCTGCCGGGCGCTGCCGGCCGAGGCCATGACCATGGCCTCGCAGATGGGGCTCAGGCCTGTAACGTCTACCGCCTGTATTTCTTTGGCTTTCTTTTCGTAGAGCCAGGCAGCGACCTGGGCGGCCTTGGCGGCGGGAGCGATGTTGGCATCAGCGGATTTGACGGACATTGGTTCTCCAGAAAAATGACTGAAGCCCGCCGTGGCGGGCAACCCCTACTCCTTATGCGATTTGCCGCCGGCCCGCAAATGGAGCGTCCGGCTTTTTCCCGGCCCTCTCTTGACGCGGCCTGCCGCTTTCGGCAGGAATCCCTTTTGGATGCGCTGACGACGCCATTTGGAGGACGCCCATGATTTTTGACATGGATACCGAAACCCTGCCCCGCGAGGAACTCGAAGCCTTGCAACTCAAACGGTTGCAAAGCCTGTGCGAGCGGGTCTACGCCAACGTGGCCTTCTACCGCCGGGCCTTTGACGAGGCGGGCATCAAGCCGGGCGACGTGAAAAGCCTGGCCGACCTGCGCTACCTGCCGTTTACCGAAAAGCAGGACATGCGCAACCACTATCCCTTCGGGCTTTTTGCGGTGCCCAAGGACAACGTGGTGCGTATCCACGCCTCCTCGGGCACCACCGGCCGGGCCACCGTCGTCGGCTACACCCAGCGCGACGTGAACAACTGGGCCACCATGATGGCCCGTTCGTTCATGGCCGCCGGGGCCTCGCGCCGCGACATCATCCACGTGGCCTACGGCTATGGTCTTTTCACCGGCGGACTCGGCGCCCACTACGGCGCCGAACGCCTGGGCGCCACCACCATCCCCATGTCCGGCGGCAGCACCCGCCGTCAGGTCATGCTGCTGCGCGACTTCGGGGCCACGGTCCTTTGCTGCACGCCCTCCTACAGCTTGGTGCTCTACGAAGCAGCTCTGGAATCCGGCATCGATTTCAAGGAGCTGCCCCTGCGCGTGGGCGTGTTCGGAGCCGAGCCCTGGACCGACGAGATGCGCCGTGACATCGAACAGAAAATGGGCATCAAGGCCATCGACATCTACGGTCTGTCCGAGATCATGGGGCCGGGCGTGGGCATCGAGTGCATCGAGGCCCAAAACGGGGCCCACCTCCAGGAAGACCATTTCCTGTGCGAGGTCATCGACCCCGTGACCAAGGAGCCGGTGGGCCCGGGCGAGGCCGGCGAACTGGTCATCACCACGCTGACCAAGGAAGCCCAGCCGCTCATCCGCTACCGCACCCGCGACATCACCCGGCTGGTCAAGACCCCCTGCAAGTGCGGCCGCACTTTTGCCCGAATGCAGCGCGTCCAGGGCCGCAGCGACGACATGCTCATCATTCGCGGGGTCAACGTGTTCCCCTCCCAGATCGAGAGCATCCTGCTCGAAACCGAGGGTCTCACCCCGCACTACCAGCTCGTGGTGCGCCGTGAGGGCAATCTTGATACGCTCTCCGTACAGGTCGAGGTCGACGAGAAAATCTTCTCCGACGAGATCAAGGGCCTGCAGCGCCTGGAAAACAAGATCCAGAAGAACATCAAGGAATTCCTGGGTGTGACCACCCAGGTCAAGCTGGTCGAGCCGCGGGGCATCCAGCGCTCCGAAGGCAAGGCCAAGCGCATCCTCGACCTGCGAAACGAGGGCAAGTAGCGACCGGCGACATTCGGGCGGCAGGACACGCTACGCCGCCAGGGCGACCTTGCCGCCTGTAGGATTGACCGCCCGTCGAGGACACGACACGAATAAGGGCAAAGGCCCGTCATCCGGAGGGAACCATCGCCATGAAAGCCGAACAGATTTCCATTTTCCTGGAGAACCGGGCCGGCCGCCTGGAAGAAGTGACCCGGGTCCTGGCCGAGGCCGGCATCAGCATCCGCGCCCTGTCCCTGGCCGACACCTCGGACTTCGGCATCCTGCGCCTCATCGTCAGCGACCACGAGAAAGCCAAGGTCGCGCTCAAGGAAAACGGCTTCACCGTGGGCAGAAACGCCGTGGTGGCCGTGGAGGTTTCGGACAAGCCCGGCGGCCTGCACGCCATCCTGAGCCTTTTGTGCTCGGGCGGGGTCAACGTGGAATACATGTACGCCTTCGTGCACCAGTGCGAGCGTTCGGCGGTCATCATCTTCCGTTTCGATCGCACCGACCAGGCCATTGAGCTTTTGCAGAAAAACAACATCACCATCATCCCCGGCGAAAAGCTCTACAGCATCTAACCGCCGCAATTGCAGGCAAAAGCGCCGCTTCCCGTCGGAAGTGGCGCTTTTTATTCGCCTGAACCACAACGCCCCCCTGGCAAGCCGTCCGCCCGGACCCTGCCCGCTTCCAACACGCCTTGACAAAAACCCGTGCCCATGTCCTACACTCGGTTACTTGCGGCCGTCGCGCCGACACCGGCCCGGCCAAGGACGATTTCATGGCACGCCTGATCCCCAAAGACGCCTTCACCTGGGAACTCCCCCAAACCGGAACCATGCGGGTCCCGGCCGTTTTTTACGGCGACAAGGCGGCGGCCAAGGCCCTGGAGGCCGATGTCCTCAGACAGCTCGCCAATGTCGCCAGCCTGCCCGGCGTGGTCGGACCGGTGGTCGCCCTGCCCGACGCCCATCCCGGCTTCGGTTTTCCCATCGGCTGCGTGGCCGCCTTCGATCCCGAGGCCGGCGGCGTGATCTCCGCCGGCGGTGTGGGCTTCGACATCGCCTGCGGGGTGCGCACCCTGCTGACCGATCTCTCGGTGGAGGACATCGCCCCGGCGCGCGACCGGATCGCCGACGCGCTTTTCGCCCGGGTGCCCTGCGGCGTGGGCCAAGGCGGCGCGCTGCGTCTTTCCGACAAGGACATGGACCGGATGCTGCGCCACGGCGCGGCCTGGGCCGTTGGCCAGGGCTACGGCGAGGCGGCCGACTTGGCCCACTGTGAGGAAGGCGGGACCATGGCCGGGGCCGACCCGGGGCAAGTTTCGGCCACGGCCAAGGAACGCCAACGCGACGAGCTCGGCAGCCTGGGCTCGGGCAACCATTATCTTGAAGTGCAGTGGGTGGAAGACATTCTCGACCGGGCCTCGGCCGACGCCTATGGCCTGCGCCCGGGCCAGGTTGTGGTCTCGATCCACTGCGGTTCCCGGGGCCTGGGGCATCAGGTGGCGACCGACCACATGGCCGCCATGCGCCGGGCCGCGCCCGGCCACGACATCGTCCTGCCCGACCCGGACCTGGCCTGCGCCCCGGTGGCCTCGGCCGAGGGCCAAGCCTATCTCGGGGCCATGCGCGCCGCCGTCAACTGCGCCCTGGCCGGCCGGCAGGTCATCACCCACCTCGTACGCGAGGTTTTTGCAGGACTGTTTCCCGGCTGTCGGCTGCCGCTTCTATTCGACGTCTCCCACAACACCTGCAAGGCCGAGCGCCACGGCGCAGGCGGCCGGCCCCGCACGCTGTACGTCCACCGCAAGGGCGCGACCCGGGCCTACGGTACGGGCCATCCCGACTTGCCCGATTTCTGCCGCGACGTCGGCCAGCCGGTCATCATCGGCGGCAGCATGGGCACGGCCTCCTACGTGCTGGCCGGGGGAACCGAGGCGGCGGCGTTGTCCTTCGCCTCGGCCTGTCACGGAGCCGGCCGGGCCATGGGGCGCAAACAGGCCGCCAAAAGCTTCCCGTCCCGGGAGGTGCTGGCCGAGCTTGACCACATTGGCGTGGCCCTTCGGGCCAAGAGCCTGCGAGGGGTTGGCGAGGAGGCTCCGGGAGCCTACAAGGATATAGACTCGGCGGCCGCCGCCGCCCAGGCCCTGGGCCTTGCCGTCATAACCGCCAGGCTTCGTCCCCTGGCCTGCATCAAGGGGTGACCGTCGTCATGCTCGAAAGCCTTATCCGCGAAACCGACGCCCTGGAAACCCTCACCGGCGACGCCTTGCTGCTGGTGGACCGCGACGGCATCATTTTGCACGCCACGGCCCTGGCCTCGTGTTTTTACGGTCTGCCGGCCCCCCAGCTCACCGGCCTCCCCCTGGGCCTGGCCCTCAATGACTCGGCAGCCCGGGAAATCTGCCTGCCCGCCACCGGCCGGCCGGCCCTGGTGCGCTGGGAACCCCTGCCCGGCCACGGCCATTCCCTGCGCCGGGTGTTGCTGCGCGACCTCACGCCCCTTCGCGCCGCCAAGACCAAGCTGGAGGAAGCCCGCGAGGCAGCCAAGGCCGGAGAGCGGGCCAAGAGCCATTTCCTGGCCAACATCACCCACGAGATTCGTACGCCCATGATCGGCATCCTGGGCATGACCGAGCTGGCCATGGCCACGGAACTCTCGCCCAAGCAGCGGGAATATCTGGAGATGGCCCGCCATTCGGCCCAGTCGCTTTTAACCGTCCTCAACGACATCGTGGACTATGCCCGCATTGAGACCGGGGCCTTCGAACTGGCCCGCACGCCTTTTTCCCTGCGCGAGACCGTGGAAGAGGTCATCAGCGTCTTTCGCCCCCTGGCCGCCAAGAAGGGCTTGTCGCTGACCTACCGCTGCATCGGGGCCGTGCCCCAGACCCTGGTTGGCGACCCCAGCCGGCTGCGCCAGGTGCTCATCAACCTCGTTGGCAACGCGGTCAAATTCACCGACGCCGGCAGCGTGGTCCTGGCCGTGGCCCGCATCGGGGGCGGCCAGGCCAACGATCAGACCCGGCTGCGCTTCGAGGTGCGCGACACCGGCATCGGCATCCCCGGGGACAAGATCAAGGCGATTTTCGACAGCTTCACCCAGGCCGACGTGTCGCCCGCCCGCCGCTACCAGGGGGCGGGGCTGGGGCTGGCCATTGTGCGCCAGCTCGTGGAAATGATGCAGGGTTCCTACAACGTCGCCAGCGAGGAAGGCAAAGGGAGCGTTTTCACCATCGAGGCCGATTTCAGCCTGCCCGTCAGCCTGGAATCCCTGCGCCCGGCCCGGGAACCGGCCGCGCCGGCCAAGGCCCGGCCGCTGACCGTCCTTTTGGCCGAGGACAATCCCATCAATCAGATTTACGTGCAGGAACTGCTGGAAATGGACGGCCATGAGGTGGTGGTGGCCCACACCGGCCGGCGGGCGTTGGAGGCGCTGCGCAAGAAACGCTTCGACGCCGTGCTCATGGACATCCAGATGCCCGAGATGGACGGCATCGAGGCCACCCGGGCCATCAGGAGCGATGCAAGCGGCGACTTCGATCCGGCCATCCCCATCGTGGCTCTGACCGCCCATGCCCTCAAGGGCGACCGGGAGACGTTTCTGCGAGCCGGCATGAACGAATACCTGAGCAAGCCCGTCAGCCCCGCCGACCTGGAAGCGGCCCTTGGCCGGGTCACCGGGGGCGCGCCCGCATCCGAACAGCCCCAGGACGCCTCGGCCGAACCGGCCGGCCAGATCCTCGACTGGACCGAGCTTCTCGCCAAAGCCCGAGGCAACACCGGTTTTCTCATGAAGCTTTTCGGGGCCTTCGTGGCCGAACAACCCGGCAATCTGGCCGCCATGCAAAACGCCCTGGACGAAAAAGACTTGCCCCATCTGGCCTTCCTGGCCCATTCGCTCAAGGGTGCGGCGGCCACCATGTGCGCCCCGGCCCTGCGCGACGCCAGCCACGACCTGGAACGGGCGGCCCGGGCCGACGACCAGCCCTGGGCCGCCCGGGCCCTGGACGCCCTGGCCCGGAACCTGGACACGGTGCTGGCCGCCATGCGCGCCAAGCTTTCGGCGGAGTAAAAAGGCCGGACAGTCCGCCTCGAACAACGTCGGAAAGACCATGACGGCCGACCGGACCAATGGCGGATACCGGCGGCCCGGCCGACTCAGGTGATGCCGGCGACGTCAGGTTATTTGCTGCACCACAGCTTGACCAGGCGGGCCATTTCCTCGGCTTCGATGCAGGGCGCGCCGTAGCGGCCGGCGGCTTCGAGCTGGCGGAAGCCCTCATAAAGGATGACGGCCGCGGCCACGGACACGTTTAGGCTTTGCACCATGCCCATCATGGGGATATAGAGCGCTCCGTCCACGTGGGGGGCCAGATCCTCGTCCACCCCGCTGTGCTCGTTGCCCAGAATAATGGCCGTTTTCGTGGTGAGATCCCACTTCTGCAAGGGCACGGCCGTTTCGGTGAAGCTCGTGGCCACAAGCCGAAAGCCTTGGCCCTTGAGCGCCGCGGCCAAGGAAGCGGCGTCCTTGTGGCGCACGGTCTCCACCCATTTTTTGGCCGAACCCGAGGACTTCTTGCCCAAGGCCGGAAAGGCCGTGTCGGTGTAGAGCAGATGCACCCGGTGGATGCCGAACGCGTCGCAGCTTCGAAGGATCGCCGACACGTTGTGGGGATCGTGAATGTTGTTGATGACCAGGGTCAGATCGGTCTGACGTCTGGACAGGACTTCCTCAATGCGCCTAACCCGGCGCTCGGTGATGCAGTCGCGCATGGCCGAGGCACATAGGCCAATCCGGGTCCGGGCGCAAGAACCAAGGAGTTTTGCCATGCCGCGCACCACCGCCCCCGATGTCGCCGCCGCCAAGGGCGTTCGCAAAATCGTCATGCTGGCCGCCTATGATTTCACTTCGGCCCGGCTGGCCGAAGCGGCCGGAGTGGACGTGATTCTCGTGGGCGATTCCCTAGCCATGGTGGTCCTTGGCCACGACGACACACTCTCGGTCACCATGGAGGAGATGCTCCACCATGTCCGGGCCGTGGCCCGAGGGGCCGGGACCGCCCTGGTGGTGGCGGATATGCCCTTTATGTCGTACCAAGCGTCTGTGGAGATGGCCGTGACCAATGCCGGGCGCTTTCTCAAGGAAGGCCGGGCCGGCGCGGTCAAGGTCGAGGGTGGACGCGCCATCGTGCCCCAGGTGCGGGCCATGGTCGCCGCCGGCATTCCGGTGCTTGGGCATGTGGGCCTGACCCCACAGCATGTGGCGGCCCTTGGCGGATTCAAGGTCCAGTCCAAGACGGCCGAGGCCGCTGCGGAGTTGGTCGCCGACGCGGCGGCCCTGGCCGAGGCCGGGTGTTTCGCCGTGGTGCTGGAGTGCATCCCCGCGCCCGTGGCCGCCGCCGTGACCCGGACAGTGCCCATCCCCACCATTGGCATCGGCGCTGGGCCGGACTGCGACGGCCAAGTGCTGGTCTTCCACGACGTGTTGGGACTCTACGACCGGATGCGCCCGCGTTTCGTCAAGCAATTCGGCGAATTGGGCAAACAGGCCGTGACGGCGTTGACGGGCTACGCCGAGGCGGTTAGAAATTCAGATTTTCCGGGGGCGGAACACAGTTTTTCCATGGCGTCCGAAGCCCAGACCGCTTTCGAAGCCCTTCTCACGCCGGGTGGGGGCGAAAAAGACGGGCACAGAGCCTGATCCAGCCTTCCTTTTTTGTGGCGCAACGCGTCCACTTTTTTATGAGCAATGCATGAAAAACAAGCAGTATGACGATGACGTACGAGAATTTATCGCCCTGCAAAACGGCGTGTTTCTCGTCGTCAGCACCGATGCCGTCTTCAACAAGAATCTGCGCAGCACCCTGCTTCGCCATCTCACCATCAAGGACGAGTGCGTCCACAACATTGCCGTCACCGAACAAATCCCCAAGCACATCAAGCAACTGCGTGCCAAAAACCACAAAATCGTCGTCTTCATCGAACGCGAATTAAACGGCCGCAACACGTCCGACGTCATCCGCTACCTGAAAAACGATTTTTCCAGCGACCTCTATGTCGTGGTGCTGACCACCGAGGTCGAGCGCGACAAGCTCGTCCTGCTCCACGAACTCGGCGCGGACAACATCATCACCAAGCCCATTTCGGCCGATACGCTCATTGAAAAGATCGCTTTCACGGTCAAGCCCCGGGGACAGATCGGCGAACTCATGGACCAGGGCCGGCAATGCCTGGAAATGGGCGACGCCCTGGAAGCGGCCAAGATCGCCAAGCAGGTGCTTGAAGCCAAGGCCAACAGCCCTTCGGGCCTGCTCCTCATGGGCGACGCGTTGCGGGCGCTGGGCAAAAAGGACGAGGCCCTTCGGGCCTACACCCAGGCCGAAAAAGGTGCGCGCCTGTTTCTTGATCCCCTCAAAAAAATCGCCGAACTCCACCACGAGCAAGGCAATACCACCGAGGAACTCAAGTTCCTGGAACGTCTGGACAAGCTCTCGCCGCTTAACGTCGAACGCAAGGTCGACATCGGCGCGGGCTACGTCAAGCTCGGGGAACCTGAAAAAGCCAAGGCGGCATTCGACATGGCCGTGCGCATCGCCACCAAGGAAGCCCTGGACGCCGTCAGCCGGGTCACCCAGTCCATCGCCGCCCGTTGCATGGAGTCCGCTCCCGAACTGTCCGAGCAGTACCTGCGACAATCGCTCAATACCCGCAAGAACATGCTCGACCGCTCGGACATCGAGACCTTCAACCGACTAGGGCTGATGCTGCGCCGCCAGGGCAAGTGGCAGGAAGCCATCACGGAATACCGCAAGGCCCTCAAGATTTCCCCTGATGATCCTGGGCTTTATTACAACATCTCCATGGCCTACACCGAGGGCCGCCAGTACATTGAAGCCTACCAGTTCCTGGACCGGGCCTTGTCGCTCAATCCGGAACTGTGGAAAAACGGCGAGGCCGTGTGCTACAACATCGCCACCGTCTACCGCCGCTACGGCAAGAAAGACCCGGCCGTCGATTATCTGAAAAAAGCCTTGGAACTTAATCCGGGCTACGAAAAAGCCAAGGCCCTGCTGTTGGAAATGGGAGCCGGGCGCTAAAGACGGCCGTTTTGTCTCCCCCGGCGGCCCCTTGAGCGAGATTGCCGCCCGAAAGCCACGTCCACGCCGCTTGACGCCGTAAGCGTCAACATCGCGCCCCTGAAACAGCCTAACATCCTCTCCGCGCCAGCCCCAAGCCCGGCCGGCGACTCGCATAACCGGAGCCATCCCCATGTTCGTGCATCCCCAGTTCGATCCCGTGGCCGTCAGCCTCGGCCCCTTGTCCATCCGCTGGTACGGCCTCATGTACTTGATCGGCTTCGCCGCGGCCTGGCTGCTCGGGCGCTATCGGGCCTCGCGCCCGGGTTCGGGCTGGACGCCGCTGCAGGTCGACGATCTCGTCACCTACATGGTCCTTGGCGTGGTCGTCGGCGGCCGGCTGGGCTACATGCTGTTTTACGATCTGCCGGCCTTTCTGGCCAATCCCCTGAGCCTGGTCCAGGTCTGGCAAGGGGGGATGTCCTTTCACGGCGGCTTTCTCGGCGTGCTGGCGGTGGTGTGGTTTTTTGGACGAAAAACCGGCAAGGGCTTCTGGGGCGTGGCCGACTTTACCGCTCCCTTGGCTCCGTTCGGACTTTTTGCCGGCCGTATCGGCAACTTCATCAACGGCGAGCTGTGGGGCAAAGCCACTGACCTGCCCTGGGGCGTGGTGTTCCCCGATCCTCGGGCCGGCGGCGTGCCGCGCCATCCCTCCCAGCTCTACGAAGCGCTGCTCGAAGGCGCGGCGCTGTTTCTCATCGTCTGGCTCTATTCCAGCAAAAAGCGCCAATCCGGCGCGGTCAGCGGCGTGTTTTGCGTCTGCTACGGCCTGTTCCGCTTCGCCGTGGAGTTGGTGCGCCTGCCCGATCCCCAACTCGGCTACCTGGCCTTTGGCTGGCTGACCATGGGGCAGCTTCTCAGCCTTCCGGTCATCGTTTTCGGGCTGTGGCTCCTCGCCCGTCGGGCCCCGGACCAAAACGCCTCACAGTAACCCGACAAGCACTTCCAGTGGGAAAACCTGCCGGGGCCTGAGCCGGCGCGACGCCGCAGGCGCTTTTCGCCAATGCAACGCCAGACCCCGCCCGGACGGATTGCACCCTATTCCTTGTGCAGGGGAATAAGCAAAAAGTCCCCGCACAGATCCTCGGCCTGGGTTTCCGGCCACATGGCCACATAGCTCTTGCCCCGGGCCTGCTCCACCGGCACGGTGGCCGGCGACGGCGCATGGCGCTTGCAATAGCCCCACTCCCCGCCCTGCATCTCCTCGGGCGGACAATAGCGGTGTTCGGGGGGAATCGGCCCCTTCCAGTACCGGCACATCCTGCACTTCTGCTTCATCCTGCCTGCCTTGGCATACGCCTTTTCAGCCATGGTCATGGTTTTGCTCCGCCGCCAAGCCCCGACAGGGGAGACCCGCCCGTGGGCAGTCCCGGCACGGCGATTTCATTTATTTCGGGCCAACGCTTGCCCGTGACCCAGACCCGGCCCGTGGCCGGATCGTGGGCGATGCCATTAAGCACGTTCTCGAAATCCACGGCCACCGTCCCAGGACGCAATCCCGAACAATCCACCCAGGCCGCGACCTGTCCCGTGGCCGGGTCGATGACGGCGATACGGGTGTCGCCCCAGACGTTGGCCCAAATGCGGCCGGCCACGGTTTCCAGTTCATTGAGCCGGGAAACGGGCCGGCCATCGTCGGTGACGGCGACCGATCCCAGGGCGGCCATGGTCTTGGGATCGTAAAAAAACAGCTGGTCCGAGCCGTCGCTGACCACGAGCCGGCCATCCAGGCCGCACGCGCCCCAGCCTTCGGTGGGCAGGGCCAGCTCGCCCCGGGACGAGAGATCGGAGGGGTCGGCCAGAAGCACCCGCCCTTCCCGCCAGGTGAGTTGGTACAGGGAACCGCCGCTCAGGGCCAGGCCCTCGCCGAAAAGCTCGCGAGGCAGTTCGCGCCGGGCAAGGACCTGTCCCGTGGCCGGATCGACCCGGCGCAGGCTGGAACGGCCGTAGAGTCCGGTGCTCTCGTAAAACACGCCGTCGCTGTAGAGAAGGCCCTGGGTGAAGGCGCTCGGATCATGGGGCAGCCGGGCCTTGACCACGACAGGCAGCACCGGGGCAGCGTCGGACAAGACCGGCAAGAATATGAGAAAGGCCAATATGGCCGCCCCGCCAAGAGCCAGCCGTTTAATAATCCAGGACATGTTTGGAATCCACACCGTAGCGGCGCATGCGGTTGAGGATGGTGCCCCGGCTGACGCCAAGCAGGCGCGCGGCCTCGGAACGGTTGCCGCCGGCCCGGCGCAGGGCGTCCACCAGCTCGTCGCGGCCGGCCTCGACGGGCGCCGCCGCCCGACAGACCTCGCGCAGGGCGTCAGGAGCGGCCGCTGCGATAAGCGCCGGCGGCAGATGCCTTGGCTCCACCGGCCCGGCGTCGGTGACGACAAAGGCGTATTCCAGGGCGCTTTTGAGTTCGCGCACATTGCCCGGCCAGGGATGGGCAGCCAGCAGGCGCATGGCTTCGGGAGCGATGGAGGGAACCGGCCGGCCGGCCTGATGGGCCAGACGGCACAGGAAGTGTTCGGCCAGGGGGGCCAGATCGTCCAACCGGTCGCGCAGGGGCGGCAAGGTGATGGGGATGACATTGACCCGGAAGAACAGGTCCTCCCGAAAGCGCCCCTCGGCCACGAGCCGGGCCAGATCGCGGTTGGTGGCCGAGATGACGCGCACGTCGGCCCGCACCGGCCGGCTCTCGCCCACCCGCTCGAAGGTCTTGGATTCGAGCACGCGCAACAGCTTGACCTGTATCGACGCCGGGGCGTCGCCGATTTCGTCCAGAAAAATGTCGCCGCCGTCGGCGGCCTCGAACCGACCCTGACGGTGGCGCGTCGCGCCGGTGAAAGCGCCCTTGGCATGGCCGAAGAGTTCGCTTTCCAGGAGCGATTCGGTCAGGGCGGCACAGCTAAACGGCACAAAAGGCCCCCGTCGACGCCGGCCGATCTCGTGGATGGCCCGGGCGGCCAATTCCTTGCCGGTGCCGGATTCGCCGGTGATGAGCACCGGCGCGTCGC is from Solidesulfovibrio magneticus RS-1 and encodes:
- the rsfS gene encoding ribosome silencing factor; its protein translation is MSVKSADANIAPAAKAAQVAAWLYEKKAKEIQAVDVTGLSPICEAMVMASAGSARQAQALADHVLARCGEFGYSYLGQEGYRLGQWVLLDLNDVLVNIFMGDQRSFYNLEGLWSEGKPIALRLAPAAKAAAPGTADAADTADDEDDDPESDA
- a CDS encoding phenylacetate--CoA ligase family protein, which encodes MIFDMDTETLPREELEALQLKRLQSLCERVYANVAFYRRAFDEAGIKPGDVKSLADLRYLPFTEKQDMRNHYPFGLFAVPKDNVVRIHASSGTTGRATVVGYTQRDVNNWATMMARSFMAAGASRRDIIHVAYGYGLFTGGLGAHYGAERLGATTIPMSGGSTRRQVMLLRDFGATVLCCTPSYSLVLYEAALESGIDFKELPLRVGVFGAEPWTDEMRRDIEQKMGIKAIDIYGLSEIMGPGVGIECIEAQNGAHLQEDHFLCEVIDPVTKEPVGPGEAGELVITTLTKEAQPLIRYRTRDITRLVKTPCKCGRTFARMQRVQGRSDDMLIIRGVNVFPSQIESILLETEGLTPHYQLVVRREGNLDTLSVQVEVDEKIFSDEIKGLQRLENKIQKNIKEFLGVTTQVKLVEPRGIQRSEGKAKRILDLRNEGK
- a CDS encoding ACT domain-containing protein, coding for MKAEQISIFLENRAGRLEEVTRVLAEAGISIRALSLADTSDFGILRLIVSDHEKAKVALKENGFTVGRNAVVAVEVSDKPGGLHAILSLLCSGGVNVEYMYAFVHQCERSAVIIFRFDRTDQAIELLQKNNITIIPGEKLYSI
- a CDS encoding RtcB family protein codes for the protein MARLIPKDAFTWELPQTGTMRVPAVFYGDKAAAKALEADVLRQLANVASLPGVVGPVVALPDAHPGFGFPIGCVAAFDPEAGGVISAGGVGFDIACGVRTLLTDLSVEDIAPARDRIADALFARVPCGVGQGGALRLSDKDMDRMLRHGAAWAVGQGYGEAADLAHCEEGGTMAGADPGQVSATAKERQRDELGSLGSGNHYLEVQWVEDILDRASADAYGLRPGQVVVSIHCGSRGLGHQVATDHMAAMRRAAPGHDIVLPDPDLACAPVASAEGQAYLGAMRAAVNCALAGRQVITHLVREVFAGLFPGCRLPLLFDVSHNTCKAERHGAGGRPRTLYVHRKGATRAYGTGHPDLPDFCRDVGQPVIIGGSMGTASYVLAGGTEAAALSFASACHGAGRAMGRKQAAKSFPSREVLAELDHIGVALRAKSLRGVGEEAPGAYKDIDSAAAAAQALGLAVITARLRPLACIKG
- a CDS encoding response regulator, with amino-acid sequence MLESLIRETDALETLTGDALLLVDRDGIILHATALASCFYGLPAPQLTGLPLGLALNDSAAREICLPATGRPALVRWEPLPGHGHSLRRVLLRDLTPLRAAKTKLEEAREAAKAGERAKSHFLANITHEIRTPMIGILGMTELAMATELSPKQREYLEMARHSAQSLLTVLNDIVDYARIETGAFELARTPFSLRETVEEVISVFRPLAAKKGLSLTYRCIGAVPQTLVGDPSRLRQVLINLVGNAVKFTDAGSVVLAVARIGGGQANDQTRLRFEVRDTGIGIPGDKIKAIFDSFTQADVSPARRYQGAGLGLAIVRQLVEMMQGSYNVASEEGKGSVFTIEADFSLPVSLESLRPAREPAAPAKARPLTVLLAEDNPINQIYVQELLEMDGHEVVVAHTGRRALEALRKKRFDAVLMDIQMPEMDGIEATRAIRSDASGDFDPAIPIVALTAHALKGDRETFLRAGMNEYLSKPVSPADLEAALGRVTGGAPASEQPQDASAEPAGQILDWTELLAKARGNTGFLMKLFGAFVAEQPGNLAAMQNALDEKDLPHLAFLAHSLKGAAATMCAPALRDASHDLERAARADDQPWAARALDALARNLDTVLAAMRAKLSAE
- a CDS encoding TrmH family RNA methyltransferase; its protein translation is MRDCITERRVRRIEEVLSRRQTDLTLVINNIHDPHNVSAILRSCDAFGIHRVHLLYTDTAFPALGKKSSGSAKKWVETVRHKDAASLAAALKGQGFRLVATSFTETAVPLQKWDLTTKTAIILGNEHSGVDEDLAPHVDGALYIPMMGMVQSLNVSVAAAVILYEGFRQLEAAGRYGAPCIEAEEMARLVKLWCSK
- the panB gene encoding 3-methyl-2-oxobutanoate hydroxymethyltransferase, with amino-acid sequence MPRTTAPDVAAAKGVRKIVMLAAYDFTSARLAEAAGVDVILVGDSLAMVVLGHDDTLSVTMEEMLHHVRAVARGAGTALVVADMPFMSYQASVEMAVTNAGRFLKEGRAGAVKVEGGRAIVPQVRAMVAAGIPVLGHVGLTPQHVAALGGFKVQSKTAEAAAELVADAAALAEAGCFAVVLECIPAPVAAAVTRTVPIPTIGIGAGPDCDGQVLVFHDVLGLYDRMRPRFVKQFGELGKQAVTALTGYAEAVRNSDFPGAEHSFSMASEAQTAFEALLTPGGGEKDGHRA
- a CDS encoding response regulator, with the translated sequence MKNKQYDDDVREFIALQNGVFLVVSTDAVFNKNLRSTLLRHLTIKDECVHNIAVTEQIPKHIKQLRAKNHKIVVFIERELNGRNTSDVIRYLKNDFSSDLYVVVLTTEVERDKLVLLHELGADNIITKPISADTLIEKIAFTVKPRGQIGELMDQGRQCLEMGDALEAAKIAKQVLEAKANSPSGLLLMGDALRALGKKDEALRAYTQAEKGARLFLDPLKKIAELHHEQGNTTEELKFLERLDKLSPLNVERKVDIGAGYVKLGEPEKAKAAFDMAVRIATKEALDAVSRVTQSIAARCMESAPELSEQYLRQSLNTRKNMLDRSDIETFNRLGLMLRRQGKWQEAITEYRKALKISPDDPGLYYNISMAYTEGRQYIEAYQFLDRALSLNPELWKNGEAVCYNIATVYRRYGKKDPAVDYLKKALELNPGYEKAKALLLEMGAGR